A window of Aquibium oceanicum genomic DNA:
CCTTTTGCGAGACGATGGCGGCGCACAGGAAGGCCGCGAAGCGACTGGAGTGCCTGCTTGGCGATCACCACGATCTGGCGGTGTTCGTCGAAACGCTCGAAACCTACGAGATCAGCGACGGCGAGAGGCGTGGTACCGTCCTCGCGCTCGCAGCGCGCCGCCAGAGAGCCATCGAAGCAGATGCGTTTCCGCTGGGAGCGCGCCTCTTTGCCGAAAGTGCCGACGAACTCGTCACTCGGTGGGGCCGCTGGTGGAACATATGGCGCGATGAAGCGCGAATGGCGGGCGCGAGCTAACCGACCGACGGATATGTCAGCGGCTACAGCCTGACGCTTCCGCTCCCGAACGGAATCCGGAGCAGTTACTCACCTTCGAACAGGAAGCGCGAGACCGGTCAGGTCTCCAGACCGGCGCTCACCAGATTGAGCGGCTGACGCGTTCCGCGTCGCCAGGCGGACATGATGCGCTGTTCGACGGCTTCACGGCGGCTGCCCTCCTGAGCGGCGATTCCCAGTTCGTCGCATACGGCATCGACGAACGGGCGAATGGCCTCCTTGTTCTTGCGCGGGGAGCTTCGGGTCGGCGGGCTTGCGCCCTCATATGTGATCATCATCCTCGGGCCTCCTCATGTGGCGGTTGACGTGCCGTTTCGGCATCTTAACTCCGCCATCTCCTGAATGTGCGCTTCCGCTGGGGAAAGTACACTCCCCATTCTATCACGGTTGAAGGCGGCGCGTAATAGAGCGCGATTCCGGGAATTCAGACGCGGTACTGGCGGCGGCAGTCGTTTGCGGAACGACGCTCCGGCGCGACTGTTCCGTATCCCGCGAACAACCGTTCCATGCCGCAATGCAGTATCGCAGACGGGGGTTGCGGTGGCTCCCTTAGGGAAGCCCCAGTAAGATACTGTAATCTCAAAGAACTTTTTCCGATGCAATCGGCATTGCGGCAACAAGCGTCTTGCCATCGGCCGGTTTTCGTGCAAGCTTCCTCTCGTTCGGGTTCGGCAGACCCGGAGACTGGAACGTTAGAGGACGACCCTTTCCCCGAAAGTTTGAACGCTCGATCCAACCGCTGACCCGGAACAGGTTCCGTGGCCAAGCCTCGGTTCCGTTCCAATACACATGAACGGGAAAAGGAGTTTCCCAATGGCCCAGACGGGCACTGTCAAGTTCTTCAACAACGAAAAGGGCTTCGGCTTTATCAAGCCAGACGGCGGAGCCAAGGACGTTTTCGTGCACATTTCGGCCGTGCAGGCATCGGGAATGGCGGAACTCACCGAAGGCCAGAAGGTCACCTTCGACACCGAGCCGGATCGCATGGGCAAGGGTCCGAAGGCAGTCAACCTCCGCCCGGGCTGACGAGCCGCTAGCCGCGCTTCGGCGCGCAAGCTCCGGTTCTCCCGACTGAAGACGCAGGTTCTTCCGCCCGCGTCTTCCCTCTCCTGTACTTCACGCACCGGGCACGCAACCTCTCGTGTGCCGGTTATGCTGCGTTTGCGAAAAAACTTCTTGCCCGCGCTCAGGAAATAAACCAAAAATTAGCCATTCGGGCATTTGCCGGCCCGGAGACTGGAATGGCATGCCCCGGCTCTGGTTCTGCGTCCGTACGGCCGGGTGGATCGCGAAGGAGAGGGTTTGCGGCAAGGCCCCGGCGCGCGTCCGACTGTTTCTTCTCCCCTAGTGAACGGCTGATGACCGCGTGATGCTTGGCGCACCACGAACAACCTGACGGGAGAAGAGGTTCCTCATGGGTCAGATGACCGGCACTGTCAAATTCTTCAACCACGCGAAGGGCTTCGGTTTCATCACGCCGGACGGCGGGGGAAGCGACATCTTCGTCCATATCTCGGCCGTGCAGGCCTCCGGGCTGCCGGGCATCGAGGACGGACAGAAGGTATCGTTCGACACCGAGCCGGACATGCGCGGCAAGGGACCGAAGGCCGTCAACATCACCATCGGCTGAAGACGCCTCCCCGCCATCCCGTCCTTTCGCGACGTGGCGGGGCGGAGCACTCGCGGCTGTAGGGAAGCCGCGCGCCGTCCGCGCGCCCGTTCAGGCTGCATTCAGCCGCGCGCGGCTAGTCCTTCGAGCATAGCCGGCCCGACAGGCGGCCGGACCAGTCGAAGGAAGCAGCCGATGAACCGCATCATCAAATCTCTCGTGCTGTCGCTCGCCGTGGGCGCCGCATCGCTCGTGCCGACTCTGGACGCGAGTGCAGGCGAGCGCTGGCGCGAGCAGCGGCCGAAGTATCATTCCTCGCACAACCGTCACGACCAGCGCGGCGACATGATCGCGGCCGGCCTTCTCGGCCTGGCGGTCGGCGCGATCGCCGCAGGCGCCATCGCCAACCAGCAGAACACCTACGCCGCGCCGGTGGATACCGGCTACTTCCCGGCCGCTCCTGCCGACTATGACGAGCAGCGCTATTCCTACGCGGCCGGCCTCGAGCCGTGGACGGCGGAATGGTACCGCTACTGCTCGCAGCGCTATCGCTCGTTCGATGCGCAGACGGGTACGTTCAGGGGATATGACGGGCAGGACCATTTCTGCGTCGCCAACTGACGCTGAGGAGAGCCTTCGTCCCGTGGTCGCGCCGTTCGGCGCGACCGGCGAGCCTCCCGGTGTTCCGACGCCGTATGAGAAAATCAGCGCAGGAACGGGTTGGAGCGCCGCTCGTCGCCGATGCGACCGCCCGGCCCGTGTCCGCAGATGAAGCCCACCTCGTCGCCGAGCGGGAATAGCTTCTCCTTGATCGAGCGGATCAGCTGGTCGTGATCGCCGCCCGGAAGGTCGGTGCGGCCGATCGAGCCGTTGAACAGCACGTCGCCGACATGGGCGAATTTCGCTTCCCGGTCGAAGAAGACCACATGGCCGGGCGCGTGTCCGGGGCAGTGCAGCACCTCGAAGGTGTGATCACCGACAGAGACGGTCTCGCCCTCCTTCAGGAACCGGTCGGGCGTGCAGTCGCGGACCGGTCCGGGCATTCCGAACATGCGGGCTTGGTTCTCGAGGTTGAGCAGCATCTGCCGGTCGTCTTCGTGCGGCCCGACGATGTCGACGCCGAGCGCCTCCTTGAGGTCCATGGCGCCGCCGGCGTGGTCGAGATGGCCGTGCGTGAGCCAGATCTCCTTGACCTTCAGGCCGTTCTGGTCGATCGCGGCCCGGATCTGCTCGACGTCGCCGCCCGGATCGACCACGACGGCTTCCTTCGTCTCCTCGTCCAAAAGAATGGTGCAGTTCTGCTGGAACGGCGTGACGGGGATGATGCCGGCACTGAGTTTTCCCATTGGCTTTCCTCGATTGTGTCGGGCCAGACATAGGGACATGGGCGCCGAGCGTCTACCACCGGCGTGGCGGCCAACGAAACGGGCGGCCCGCAGGCCGCCCTGAACGTTCCGGTGTCCAGCTTGGTTGCGGCCGCTACTCGGCTGCCACCGCGAGGCGCGGCTGGACCTCGGCGGAATAGTCTTCCATCAGGGTCTTGGCGATCTCGCCCACCGTGAAGCTGTAGGGGCCGACCTCGGAGACGGGTGTCACCTCTGCCGCGGTTCCGGTCAGGAAGCACTGCTCGAAGCCTTCCATCTCCTCCGGCATGATGACGCGCTCGACGACTTCGTAGCCGCGGCGCTTCGCCAGTTCGATGACGGTGCGACGGGTGATCCCGTCGAGGAAGCAGTCGGGTTTCGGCGTATGGATCACGCCGTCCTTGACGAAGAACACGTTGGCACCCGTGGCCTCGGCCACCTGGCCGCGCCAGTCGAGCATCAGCGCGTCGGCGTACCCCTTGGCTTCGGCCGCGTGCTTGGACAGCGTGCAGATCATGTAGAGGCCGGCGGCCTTGGACTTCGAGGGCGCGGTCCGCGGATCGGGCCGGCGATACTCCGCCATGTCCAGCCGAATGCCCTTCAGCTTCTGCGCCGGATCGAAATAGCTCGGCCACTGCCAGATGGCGATGGCGCAGTTGATGCGGTTGTTCTGCGCCGAAACGCCCATCATCTCGGACCCGCGCCATGCGATCGGCCGGACATAGGCATCGGTGAAACCCTGCTTCTTCAGGAGCGTGCGGCAGGCATCATCGATCTCTTCCACCGAAAACGGTATCTTGAATCCGAGGATGCGCGCGGATTCGTGCAGGCGCTCGGTATGTTCTGTCAGTTTGAAGATTTCACCGCCATAAGCGCGCTCGCCTTCGAAGACGGCGCTCGCATAATGCAGTCCGTGGGTGAGCACGTGAATCTTCGCGTCCGCCCATTTCACGAATTCGCCGTTCATCCATATGAAGCCGTCAAGCTGATCGAAAGGAACGGATGCCATGCTGACCTCCCGCGGAAAACGCGTTCCGCATATCGTTGGATTTGATTTTCGTTCCGCTGCTCCTGGGCGGCCGGACCGCATTCTTGCCTATCGCCAGGAAAAAGCAAAGGAAGGAATGCGACCCGAAAGCCGCCCCGGACTTGCCTTTTCGGTCTCGATCTGACGAAAAGCTTGATGAAAATTACCAGCCGGCCCGAGATATGTCAACAAGGCTGACCCATTTTATGGAGACTGTTGCGCAATGAACAGGCACGAGGTGGCCGGCCAGCAGCCGATCCGTACGGCGCTCGCGCGCGGCGACGATCTGGAACTCGACCTGATCGAGCTGCTCTTCTTCGCCTATCGCGACTTCACGTCGGACCCCGACCAGATTCTTTCGGGCGACGGCTTCGGGCGGGCGCATCACCGCGTCCTGCACTTCGTCAACCGGATGCCCGGGCTCACGGTCGCGGAATTGCTGGACGTCCTGAAGATCACCAAGCAAAGTCTCGCGCGTGTCCTGAAACAACTGATCGACACGGGCCACATCGTGCAGGTCCAGGGTCCAAGGGACCGGCGCCAGAGGGAGCTCTATCCGACGCAGAAAGGCCGCGAACTCGCCTTCGCCCTCGCATTGCCACAGTCCCGTCGCATCCGTGCGGCGTTGCGAGAGACCGGAGAGGACCGGCGGGATGTGATCGGGCGCTTTCTGAAGGCGATGGTCGACCCTGAATTGCGGGCACAGATCGATCGCCTGCCGGACGCCCGCTCGTCCGAACGCGATGGAGAACCGAGCGATGACTGACGAACCGACGGTCCCCGGAGACGACGCCCCTCATCTGCTCGTCGTCGACGACGACACCCGCATTCGCACGCTCCTCAAGCAGTTCCTTTCCACCAACGGTTTCCGCGTCACCGTCGCCTCGACCGCGGCCGAAGCGCGGCGGCAGCTCGCCGGCCTGGACTTCGACCTGATCGTCCTCGACGTCATGATGCCGGGCGAAACCGGCGTCGACCTGACCAAGGCACTGCGGGCGGAAAAGACCGTGCCGATCCTGATGTTGACCGCCTTGTCGGAGACCGACAACCGCGTCGCGGGTCTGGAAGCGGGCGCGGACGACTATCTCCCAAAACCCTTCGACCCCCGGGAACTCATCCTTCGGATCAACAACATCCTGCGCCGCGGGGGACCGCCGCAGACGCCGAAGGTCGAACAGCTGGTCTTCGGCCCATACACCTTCCAGATCGCGCGCCGCGAATTGAAGAACGGCGGCGAACCGATCAAGCTCACCGACCGCGAGCAGGAAATCCTCGCCATCTTCGCCGAACGGCCCGGCGAGACGATCCCGCGCCACGAACTCGTCAGCGGCGACGCGGAGGTCGGCGAGCGCACGATCGACGTCCAGATCAACCGGCTGCGGCGCAAGATCGAACGCGATCCCGGCAACCCGGTGTGGCTCCAGACCGTGCGCGGTGTTGGATACCGGCTGAGCGTGGAATAGACTGTCCGCCGACACCCCTCGTCGCCGGCGCGGCAACGGGCGGGGCCTCGGCGGAACGGGCGGATGGCGAGCACCGAAACCACAACGATCGAAAGACGGCGGCCGGCCGGATGGCTGCTGCGCGCGCTCGGGCCGTTCCCGCATCTTTGGCGGCGGTTCTGGCACCGCGTCTCCCGACGCATGCCGAAACGGCTCTACGCGCGATCCCTGATCATCGTCATTGCTCCGATGATCCTGCTGCAGTCGGTCGTCGCCTTCGTGTTCATGGAGCGGCACTGGCAGACGGTCACCCAGCGGCTCTCCATGGCCGTGACGCGCGACATCGCCGCCATCATCGACATGATCGAGACCTATCCGGAGGAGGAGGACGGCTACCAGAACGTGCTTCGCATCGCGCAGGAGAGGCTGGGGCTGAAGGTGGACCTCATGCCGCCCGACCCGCTGCCCTCGCCCGGGCCGAAGCCTTTCTTCTCGATCCTGGACGAGGTGCTGAGCGAGGAGATCACGCGCCAGATCAACCGTCCGTTCTGGCTCGACACGGTCGGCAATTCCAACATCGTCGAGATCCGCATCCAGCTGGAAAACGCAGTGCTGCGCGTCTTTGCCAGGCGAAGCTCCGCCTATGCGTCGAACACGCACATCTTCCTCTTGTGGATGGTGGGCACGTCGCTCGTGCTGATCGCCATCGCGGTGCTCTTCCTGCGCAACCAGATCCGGCCGATCCAGCAGCTCGCAGCGGCCGCCGAGAGTTTCGGCAAGGGGCGGCCGCCTCCACCCGACTTCCGACTGCGTGGCGCGGAAGAGGTTCGCCGCGCCGGCGCAGCCTTCATCCTGATGCGCGAACGCATCGAGCGCCAGATCGAGCAGCGCACCGCGATGCTGACGGGCGTGAGCCACGACCTGCGCACGATCCTCACGCGCTTCAAGCTGCAACTGGCCATCGCCGGGCCGCGGCCGGAGACGGAGGCGCTCGACAAAGACATCGAGGACATGCAGTCGATGCTGGAGGGTTATCTGGCGTTCGCCCGCGGCGAGGCGGCGGAGGATACCGGGCAGCTCAATCTCGAAACCCTGTTCGAAAACCTCACGCACGACGCGAAACTGCGCAAGCGCAACCTGACGACCGAACTTTCGGGTCCGCCGGATCTGCTCGTCCGCCCGGCCGCGTTCTCGCGCCTGATGGCCAACCTCGTCGGCAATGCATTCCGATACGCCAAGAACGTGCGGGTTTCGGCCGTCCATGCACGCGGCTCCTTCACGGTGATCATCGACGACGACGGCCCCGGCATTCCGCCGGAAAAGCGCGAGCACGTGTTCAAGCCCTTCGTGCGGCTCGACGACGCCCGCAACCAGGACGCCAGCGGCACCGGCCTCGGCCTCTCCATCGCCCGCGACATCGCCCGCAGCCATGGTGGCGACATCATGCTCGACGACAGCCCGATGGGCGGGCTCCGGGCGACGGTGAAACTGCCCGCGTAGGAGCGTGGGACTCGTCCAGAACGTCCGCCCCGCGGCGCGGTGGAAGCTGATCTGGGACGGCGATGCGCGCTACACGGTGACGACGGACTGAGGCGGCCGCGGGCGGCGCCCGTCACTCGCCGTCGTGCGAGGCGGAGGGCTGTTTGGTGAAGCCTTTCATCGTGGAGATCTCCTCCAGGTCACGCTTGATGTCGACCGGGCTCGTCACGTAGGCGGTTACGAGTTGCGCGATCGATTCCAGCGCGTGGAGGTGGATGCGCTCGTAGCCGTGCGAGGCATCGACCCCGAATGCCACGAGCGCGGTGCGCACGTCGTGGCCCGCCTCCACGGCGGAGGCGGAATCGGAGCGGTAGAAGCGGAAGATGTCGCGCTGCATGGGGATCTCGTTGTCCCCGCACAGTTCGATGAGCTTCTTGGTCAGGTGATAGTCGAACGGTCCCGTCTGGTCGGCCATGGCGATGGTTACGCCGAATTCGGACGAATTCTGGCCCGGCGCGGAGGTGCCGTTGTCAATCGCCACCATGGATGCCACCTCGGGCGCCACGATCGCGGTGGCGCCGACGCCGACCTCCTCGGCGATGGTGAAAAGCCAGTGGATGTCGACGGGGGTCCGGACCTTCTCGCGCTCCATCGCCTCCAAGGCCGCCAGTGACGCGGCGACGCCCGCCTTGTCGTCGAGATGACGCGAAACGATGAAGCCGTTGTCCATGAATTCGGTGTCGGGATCGATGGCGACGATGTCGCCGATGTCGATGCCGAGCGCCAGCGTCTCGTCCTTCGAAGTGGTGCGGGCGTCGATGCGCAGTTCCACCTGTCTCCAGTCCACCGGCTGCTCGTCCACCCCCTCGTTGAAGGTGTGGCCGGAGGCCTTAAGCGGCAGGATGGAGCCGCGGTGCGTGGCATTGTAGGAGTAGATGTTGGCTCGGGCCCCTTCGGCGAAGCGGGATGACCAGTGGCCGATCGGCACGAGTTCGAGCCGGCCGTTGTCCTTGACCATCTTTACCTGCGCGCCGAGCGTGTCGAGATGGGTGATGATGGCGCGCGCGCCGGAGCGCCGGCTGCCCTGACGCACCGCGCGGATGGCGCCGCGGCGGGTAAGTTCCACGCTCATGCCGAGCCGTTCAAGCTCGCGCGTGCAGTGGCGCACGATGGTGTCGGTGAAGCCGGTCGGGCTATCGATCGCTAGCAGCGCCTTCAGCTGCGCGGCGAGATAGTCGGTGTCGATCTCGAGCTTGCTCATGCCCGCGCCCCCTGCCGGCCGGAGGGCGAGCTGTGGGCGTGGATCGGCCTGGAATGCGGGAAGAGCAGGTCCACGAAACGCTCGGCCGTTGGCTGCGGTTCGTGGTTGGCGAGCCCCGGACGCTCGTTCGCCTCGATGAAGACGTAGTCCGGCTCGGTCGGCGTCTTGACCATGAAGTCGATGCCGACAACGGGGATCTTTATCGCGCGCGCGGCGGCGCAGGCTGCATCCACCAGGCGCGGATGTACGATGCCGGTGACGTCGTGGATCGAGCCGCCGGTGTGAAGGTTGGCGGTCTTGCGCACGACGATCTCCCGCCCGGCTTCCAGAACCGTATCGAGCGTGCAGTCCTGTGCCGTGAGGCACCGCATCGCGTCCTCGTCGACCGGGATCGTGCTTTCGCCGCCGGTCGCCGCGGAGCGACGGCGCGACTGGCGCTCGATCAGGCTGCGGATGTCGCTTTGACCGTCTCCCACGACCGTCGGCGGCCGGCGCACGGCGGCTGCGACGAGACGGTAGTCGATCACCACGAGGCGAAGGTCCTCGCCGTCGAAGCAGGCTTCGAGAAGCACACGGTTCGAGACCTCGCGCGCGCCGACGATGGCCTTGCGCGTGTCCTCAAGCGTTTCGAGACCGACGGAGACGCCGCGTCCCTGCTCGCCCCGAGCGGGTTTGACCACGACGGTGCCGTGTTCTTTCAGGAACTTCTCCACGGCCGGATCGTCGGCGGACTGGACGGAGATCTGTTCGGGCACCTTGAGGCCGGCATGCTCGACCACGCGGCGGGTAACCGCCTTGTCGTCGCAGATCGAGACCGCGACGCCCGACGTCATTTCCGACAGGCTCTCGCGGCAGTGCACGGAACGACCGCCATAGGCGAGACGGAAGAAGCCGCCCTCGGCGTCGGTCACCTCCACCTGCACGCCGCGCCGCCGCGCCTCGTCGACGATGATGCGGGCATAGGGGTTGAGCTGATCGTAGCCTTCGACGGGCCCGGCGAAGAGGCGTTCGTTGATCGGATTCTTGCGTTTCACGGCGAAAATCGGCACGCGGCGGAAGCCGAGCTTTTCGTAGAGCGCGATGGCCTGCTCGTTGTCGTGCATGACCGAAAGGTCCATGAACGCCGCCCCGCGCGCCTGGAAATGCTCGGCTAGACGCCGGACAAGCATTTCGCCAACGCCGGGATGGCGGCACTGCGGATCGACGGCGAGACACCAGAGCGAGGAGCCGTGTTCGGGGTCGCCGAAGAGCCGCTGGTGATCGACGCCCGTGACGGTGCCGACCACATCGCCGCTCGCTTCGTCCTCGGCGACGAAATAGGTGATCGAACGGTTGTCGCGGTTGGCCCAGAAAAACTCCGGGCTGACGGTCACCATGTTTCGCGCCGAATAGATGGAATTGACGGCCTCCGCGTCGACTTCCGACGTCAGTCGCCGGATGAAGAAGCTCTGCGGCTTGCGCCGGCTCGGGCGGTAGGTCGAGAGGTCGAGTCGATAGGTGTGCGAGGGATCGAGGAATGTCTCCTGCGGGGCGAGTGCCAACAGCACGTGCGGATCGCGCACGTAGAAGGCGATATCGCGTCGCTTGTCGCCTTCGTCGGCCAGAGCCTCCACGATGCTCGGGTTGTCGGCGAAGGTCTGCGAAAAGATCAGCCTCCCCCAGCCACAATCGAGCGCGACCGAGCTGCGCGTCGGCCCCGGTTCGCCGGAGGGATGGCCCATGGGCGGCTTCTGGGACTCGTTGCGCAGGCGCTTCAGCCGATGCTCCAGCGCCCTCTCGGCATTGCCGTTATGGCGCCGGGCTTCCGCCGTCTGTTTCTTCGACATGACTAGACCCCGTGAGTCTGCAGCCAGAGTTCCAGCAGCCCGGCCTGCCAGAGCTCGGAGCCCTGGAGCGGCGTGATGTGTTCGGACGGAGCGGCGAAGAGTTCGTCCAGCCACTCCTTGCGGAACAGTCCCCTCTCCCGTGCCGCCTGCGAGGTGAGAGCGTCACGCACCATGTCGAGATAGGGTCCGTCGACATATTTGAGTTGTGGGACCGGGAAGTAGCCCTTCTTGCGGTCGATCACCTCGGAGGGAACGATGCGCCGGGCGACGTCCTTCAGGACGCCCTTGCCGCCGTCGCGGATTTTTTCCTCCGGCGGAATGCGGGCGGCGAGTTCGACAAGTTCGTGGTCGAGGAAGGGCACGCGCGCCTCGAGACCCCAGGCCATGGTCATGTTGTCGACGCGCTTGACCGGATCGTCGACCAGCATGACGGTCGAGTCGAGCCGCAGCGCCCGGTCCACCGGGGTGTCGGCGCCCGGACGCATCAGCCGTTCGGCAACGAGGTCGCGGCTGTAGTCGCCGCCGTTTATCCATTCGGCGCCGAGCTGGCGCTTGAGCGTCGCATGGTCTCGGTCGAAGAAGACGCGGGAATAGTCGCCGACGACGTCGTTGGAGTTCATCAGCGGAGGATACCAGTGATAGCCGGCGAAGATCTCGTCGGCGCCCTGCCCCGACTGCACGACCTTGATGTGCTTCGAGACCTCCTTGGAAAGCAGGTAGAAACCGACATTGTCGTAGGAAACCATCGGTTCCGACATGGCGGCGAAAGTGCCCGGCAGCGCGTCCATCAGCTGGTCGGAGGGGACGAAGATCTTATGGTGATCGGTGCCGAACTTTTTGGCGATCAGGTCCGAATAGACGAACTCGTCGCCCTTCTCGCCGTTGGCTTCCTCGAAGCCGACCGAGAAGCTCATGAGCCCGTGCTGGCCGGCTTCGGCGAGCAGACCGACGATCAGGGACGAATCGACGCCGCCCGACAGGAGCACGCCCACCGGCACGTCGGCCACCATGCGCCGCTTCACCGCCACGCGCAGGGCATCGAGCACTCGGTCGGTCCACTCCTCGCGCGATACGCCACTGTCCGCCGGATCGCGCTGATGCGGCGGATCCCAGTAGACACGGTCGCGCGTCGAGCCGTCGGGCTCGATGACGCGGATCGTGGCGGGCGGCAGCTTGCGGATGCCGTTGAGGATGGTGCGCGGCGGCGGCACGACCGCGTGGAAGCTCATGTAGTGGTGCAGCGCGGCGCGGTCGATCGAGGTGTCGACGTCGCCCGCCGCCAGGATCGCCGGCAACGAGGAGGAGAAGCGGATGCGACCCGGCGTCTCCGACAGATAGAGCGGCTTGATGCCGAAGCGGTCGCGCGCCATGACGATACGGCCCGAATCGCGCTCCTGGAGGACGAAGGCGAACATGCCGTGGAAGCGCTCCACGCATTCCTCGCCCCACTCGCGCCAGGCCTTGAGAATGACTTCCGTATCGCCGGTGGAAAAGAAGGAATATCCTTTTCCTTCAAGCTCCTGGCGCAGTTCCGGGTAATTGTAGATGCAGCCGTTGAAGGCGATCGTCAGCCCTAGGCCGGAATCGACCATCGGCTGCCGGGCGCGCTCGGAAAGGTCGATGATCTTGAGGCGCCGATGGCCGAAGCCGGCGTTGCCGTGCACGACCAGCCCGGCGCCGTCCGGCCCCCGCGGCGCCATGCTCTCGGTCATCCTGGAAATCGCAATCGGCGACGGCGCCTGGCCGTCCAGTCTTATCTCGCCACAAATCCCGCACATCGGCGCGCGCCAAACCTCCGGTGTCAATGTCTCTTGTCTTCGTCGCGCAGGTCATTATAACTCTAATCATTAGAAGTCAAATTGATTGGCGACATTTCGATGGATGATGCTTCGGCGAACGCCGCAGGCGCCAATGGGTTCCACGTGGAAGATGTTCCCGCCTCAGACCTGCGGGCGATGATGAAGGCGGTGCGGCAGATCGTGCGCGCGAACGACCTGCAGTCCAAGGCGCTGGCACGCGCCAGCGGCCTGACCGCGCCGCAACTGGTCGTGCTGACCGGCGTGGCCGAGCTCGGCGAGGTGACCACCAACGCGCTGTCCGACTATGCCGACCTGAGCCCCGCCACGGTGGTGATGATCCTCGAAAACCTCGAAGGACGCGCCATCGTCGAGCGCTACCGCTCCACCACGGACCGGAGGGTCGTCTACACCCGGCTGACGCCGAAAGGCCGCGAGATGGTGGCGGCCACGCCCGGCCTGTTCGGGCCGGAGTTCTCCAGCCGTTTCGCCGCCCTGCCCCGCGACCGCCGCCGGGCGATCATGGAAGGGCTGACGGAAGCCGCCCGGCTGATGGGCCGCGACTGATCGACGGCATCGGCGGCGACGGAATACTCTCAGCGGAACATGAGGACGGGGACCTTGCAGCGGCGCACGAGTTCGGCGGTGGTCGAGCCGATGACGTAGCTGCGGATGCGTGAATGCCCGTAGGCGCCCATGACGAGAAGG
This region includes:
- a CDS encoding N-acetylglutaminylglutamine amidotransferase; protein product: MCGICGEIRLDGQAPSPIAISRMTESMAPRGPDGAGLVVHGNAGFGHRRLKIIDLSERARQPMVDSGLGLTIAFNGCIYNYPELRQELEGKGYSFFSTGDTEVILKAWREWGEECVERFHGMFAFVLQERDSGRIVMARDRFGIKPLYLSETPGRIRFSSSLPAILAAGDVDTSIDRAALHHYMSFHAVVPPPRTILNGIRKLPPATIRVIEPDGSTRDRVYWDPPHQRDPADSGVSREEWTDRVLDALRVAVKRRMVADVPVGVLLSGGVDSSLIVGLLAEAGQHGLMSFSVGFEEANGEKGDEFVYSDLIAKKFGTDHHKIFVPSDQLMDALPGTFAAMSEPMVSYDNVGFYLLSKEVSKHIKVVQSGQGADEIFAGYHWYPPLMNSNDVVGDYSRVFFDRDHATLKRQLGAEWINGGDYSRDLVAERLMRPGADTPVDRALRLDSTVMLVDDPVKRVDNMTMAWGLEARVPFLDHELVELAARIPPEEKIRDGGKGVLKDVARRIVPSEVIDRKKGYFPVPQLKYVDGPYLDMVRDALTSQAARERGLFRKEWLDELFAAPSEHITPLQGSELWQAGLLELWLQTHGV
- the ngg gene encoding N-acetylglutaminylglutamine synthetase, encoding MSKKQTAEARRHNGNAERALEHRLKRLRNESQKPPMGHPSGEPGPTRSSVALDCGWGRLIFSQTFADNPSIVEALADEGDKRRDIAFYVRDPHVLLALAPQETFLDPSHTYRLDLSTYRPSRRKPQSFFIRRLTSEVDAEAVNSIYSARNMVTVSPEFFWANRDNRSITYFVAEDEASGDVVGTVTGVDHQRLFGDPEHGSSLWCLAVDPQCRHPGVGEMLVRRLAEHFQARGAAFMDLSVMHDNEQAIALYEKLGFRRVPIFAVKRKNPINERLFAGPVEGYDQLNPYARIIVDEARRRGVQVEVTDAEGGFFRLAYGGRSVHCRESLSEMTSGVAVSICDDKAVTRRVVEHAGLKVPEQISVQSADDPAVEKFLKEHGTVVVKPARGEQGRGVSVGLETLEDTRKAIVGAREVSNRVLLEACFDGEDLRLVVIDYRLVAAAVRRPPTVVGDGQSDIRSLIERQSRRRSAATGGESTIPVDEDAMRCLTAQDCTLDTVLEAGREIVVRKTANLHTGGSIHDVTGIVHPRLVDAACAAARAIKIPVVGIDFMVKTPTEPDYVFIEANERPGLANHEPQPTAERFVDLLFPHSRPIHAHSSPSGRQGARA
- a CDS encoding MarR family winged helix-turn-helix transcriptional regulator translates to MDDASANAAGANGFHVEDVPASDLRAMMKAVRQIVRANDLQSKALARASGLTAPQLVVLTGVAELGEVTTNALSDYADLSPATVVMILENLEGRAIVERYRSTTDRRVVYTRLTPKGREMVAATPGLFGPEFSSRFAALPRDRRRAIMEGLTEAARLMGRD